The Chrysemys picta bellii isolate R12L10 chromosome 12, ASM1138683v2, whole genome shotgun sequence genome has a segment encoding these proteins:
- the LOC101944187 gene encoding gastrula zinc finger protein XlCGF8.2DB-like isoform X10, giving the protein MELKGTLLGRCEGDDSQIPGQGQAQETQCRPEKQQGTPPGKILGESTCRGGGLEESNKVTIQPRTCTKEKHFECAECRKRFSCKEHLVRHLRVHTGETPYHCPECGKQFSDQSILIRHQRTHTGERPYKCTDCGKSFSQRSGLITHQTVHTGEKCHKCPDCGQTFTQRGHVTRHRRTHTGERPYGCPECGKKFASTSDLIIHQRIHTGEKPYNCPDCGKSFSHSHHLTDHRRIHTGERPYTCPDCGESFKSKSGFKVHRRRHTGECPYQCSVCGERYKTRNSLTCHMKHHTE; this is encoded by the coding sequence ATGGAACTGAAGGGGACGTTGCTGGGAAGATGTGAAGGGGATGATTCCCAGATTCCTGGGCAAGGACAAGCCCAAGAAACTCAGtgcaggccagagaagcagcagggaaCCCCTCCAGGAAAGATACTGGGTGAATCCACTTGCCGAGGGGGAGGTTTGGAAGAATCTAATAAAGTCACGATCCAGCCAAGAACCTGCACTAAAGAGAAGCATTTCGAATGTGCTGAGTGCAGGAAACGCTTTAGTTGTAAAGAACACCTTGTTAGACATCTGagagtccacactggagagaccCCGTATCACTGCCCCGAGTGTGGGAAACAATTCAGTGACCAATCAATCCTTATTAGACATCAGCGAacccatacaggagagagaccctataagtgcACTgactgcgggaaaagcttcagtcagaggTCAGGCCTTATTACACATCAGacagtccacacaggagagaaatgcCATAAATGTCCTGACTGTGGACAAACCTTCACTCAGAGAGGGCATGTTACTAGACATCGGAGGACTCACACGGGTGAGAGACCCTATGGATGCCCAGAGTGTGGAAAAAAGTTCGCTTCCACCTCTGACCTTATtatacatcagagaatccacacaggagagaaaccctataactgccccgactgtgggaaaagcttcagtcacagCCATCACCTTACTGACcatcggagaatccacacaggagagagaccctataccTGCCCCGACTGCGGGGAAAGCTTCAAAAGTAAATCTGGCTTCAAAGTCCATCGGAGAAGGCACACGGGAGAGTGCCCCTATCAATGTTCCGTCTGTGGGGAAAGGTACAAAACTAGGAACTCTCTAACATGCCACATGAAACACCACACAGAATAG